The sequence below is a genomic window from Halalkalicoccus jeotgali B3.
AAAGAAAAATGTCCTCGAACGAGACGAGACCGATCGAGAAGTACTTGTCCGAGAGAAACGGCTCGCTTCGTGTACGCATTCCATCGCTGAAGAACAGCTTATCGGCGATCTGTCGGTAGAAGATATCGAACTGGCACCCAGCGTCGTTCCGTACGCAGTGGCGTGCACCCAACCGATCGTACTCGTCACCAAGATCAATAACTTCCTCGTACCCGAGGTCGTCGAGTACCCCCAACAGGCGGCTGAGAGCAGCCTCGTCGACAACAACGAGATCGATGTCTTTGGTCGTGTCCTTGAGTGACGGTTCGTGAAGTGACATCGCGCCACCGCCGATGAGATACGCCTCAACCTTCGTCTGAAGATGATCTGCAATCGTTTGAAGTTCGGTCTCGATATAGCTACGACCAAACCGTTTACGAGAGCTCATACAGTAATCTCGTAGTCTCTGGCTGTTTGTTTGAACTCTTCCCATTGAGGCAGTTGCTCAGTCGTTGTTTCTCCGTCTGTTTCGAGATATTCGCTGAGATCGTCAACGATAGCGCGTAGATCGATCGCTGTCTCGGGGAGATAGTGTTCGGCACAGTCCTGTAGTGCCGCCTGGTCGACCTCCTGCTTTTGTATCAACAACAGACAGTACGTTCGGTACCGAGAGCCATCGTCGATCAGCAGTGTATGGCAAACTAACTCCGCGGGAGTGATCTCTGAAAGTCGATCTGTCCGGACGTAGTGTCGTCGATCACGGGTGAGAAGTGGAACACCGAAATCGCCGAACAATGCTGGCCCAGTGAGATGAAATCCTTCAGTGCTAACGTCGTTGTCGCACGCAAAGAGATACTCGTCGTGTGTTTCCCATACAAAGTTGAGTCCAGTCGCGTGTTGCTCTGCTTCACGGCGATGTTTCTGGTGGAACAGCCCTCTAGCGATCGACACTAGTACTGTGAACGGGTCGTTGAGACGGTATCGGGATTTCGATTTTCCGACGACACCAACACGCTGGAGGTTATCTAAACGCCGATATACCGTTGCCCGGCTAATGCTACTTCGTTCAGCCAATTCGGTCGCAGTCCGTCTCTGATCGAGATAATAGAGGATCTGTAACCCAGAGCCGGCGATGAGGCTAGGGAGGTCCATATGACTATATTCCGTAAGAAGTCCCTCCAGTTGCTCGATTGGTTCGATATCCGTGAGTGAGACCAACTTTTGTCGACTACTTTGTTCGGTGTGTACGTATCCGTCCGCTTCTAATTCAGCGACAATGCGTGAGGAGTGGCCAGGACTCCATCCGAGTTGATCAGCAAGTGTGCTGATACTCACTTCCGACTCACCCTCTACTATGAGATGTGAGATTATCCGAAAATGGCTTTCCTTGATCATATTGTCTCAAAAGACGCAAGCAATATATAAAACCTTTTCTCAATTTGAGACATAATATCCGATTTATAACAGATGAGGTCTGGAATTCCACCGATGCCGTCTCTATTATCTGAACTCGGCTAGGTCGATTCATTATGCATAGTCCTATGTGGAATTTAGATCATCAATTGATTCCGATATCCATCATGCATGAGAAAACCACCTGCCTGCCTTCAGCTCTTCTGGAGTGCGCTCGTATTTTCGCTTTCGATGGGGGTGATCGCAGCGTACCCTGTCAACGTCCTCCTCATCAAGTGAGGTGTGAAAGAAGGGATGGCAAATCCGGCAAGCATGGCGTCATAAGAAGCCGATTTTCGCGCTGTTATAACCTTTAGGGCATATGTCCCGGCTGGGTGACGATCATCGCCCCTGCGACATCGCTTTGGTTCGGGTGGGCAACGATGACACAGCCCGCCCAGTCATCGCTGAGGCTTGACGAGCCACAGACGGGACAGGCTTGCACGCTCGCCTCGTGGAGACTGTGACACTCCCGGCAGGCCAGTCGATCCGTCATTAGACTGCTGCCTCCGTCTCGGTGTATTCTCGCTGTTCAGCCTGCTGACGCTTCCCTTCGACTTCGAGCAGCTCTTGATATCGATTCCGGATCGTGACGGTGCTGACGCCGACCACCTCGCTGACTTCGTCCTGCGTCAGTCCATCGTTCGTCAGGATACCAGCAGCGTACAGCGCAGCGCCGGCGAGGCCGACGGGACTCTTGCCGGAGTGTGCTCCTTCTTCCATCACCGTTTGAATGAGTTCACGAGCACGGCCTTCGGTCTCGTCGTTCACATTGAGGTCGGACGCGAACCGCGGCAGGTACTGGTCGGGAGCCGGCGGCCCGACTTCGAGGCTGAGTTCCTGATTGATGTAGCGGTAGGCGCGCTTGAACTCCATCTCGTCCACGCGCGACACCGCTCCGACCTCCTCGACGCTTCGGGGAAGTCCCATCTGGCGAATCGCGGCGTACAGCGCGGCGGTCGTGACGCCCTCGATGGAGCGCCCTGGCAGGAGATCCTCCGAGAG
It includes:
- a CDS encoding DUF6036 family nucleotidyltransferase, producing the protein MSSRKRFGRSYIETELQTIADHLQTKVEAYLIGGGAMSLHEPSLKDTTKDIDLVVVDEAALSRLLGVLDDLGYEEVIDLGDEYDRLGARHCVRNDAGCQFDIFYRQIADKLFFSDGMRTRSEPFLSDKYFSIGLVSFEDIFLFKAVAERPDDISDMATLIQTDLDFDAIEDEIEHQVELLGGELFVTVMSESLERLDENEGVQTPLDGVVGEYYRRYMDGYELRIHLDDTAPKSVSKLASELGVAEDEIERRFEYLKQYGFAERTSKGIRDTGKHDEFQRS
- a CDS encoding MarR family transcriptional regulator; translation: MIKESHFRIISHLIVEGESEVSISTLADQLGWSPGHSSRIVAELEADGYVHTEQSSRQKLVSLTDIEPIEQLEGLLTEYSHMDLPSLIAGSGLQILYYLDQRRTATELAERSSISRATVYRRLDNLQRVGVVGKSKSRYRLNDPFTVLVSIARGLFHQKHRREAEQHATGLNFVWETHDEYLFACDNDVSTEGFHLTGPALFGDFGVPLLTRDRRHYVRTDRLSEITPAELVCHTLLIDDGSRYRTYCLLLIQKQEVDQAALQDCAEHYLPETAIDLRAIVDDLSEYLETDGETTTEQLPQWEEFKQTARDYEITV
- a CDS encoding transcription initiation factor IIB is translated as MEGNTTRIRTHESNEQTTEDTREETTDETERVCPECGGRLVNDAEHGETTCAECGLVVKEDEIDHGPEWRAFDSAERDRKKRTGAPTTKLMHDKGLSSQIGWQNKDAYGNALSSRKRQQMSRLRTWDERFRTRNSKERNLKQALAEIERMGSALGVPEDVRETASVIYRRALSEDLLPGRSIEGVTTAALYAAIRQMGLPRSVEEVGAVSRVDEMEFKRAYRYINQELSLEVGPPAPDQYLPRFASDLNVNDETEGRARELIQTVMEEGAHSGKSPVGLAGAALYAAGILTNDGLTQDEVSEVVGVSTVTIRNRYQELLEVEGKRQQAEQREYTETEAAV